In one window of Leptospira sp. GIMC2001 DNA:
- a CDS encoding dTDP-4-dehydrorhamnose reductase family protein → MNKVFITGGSGLLGRYLCNFLIKKKYTVFALRNTHGIDLKGVNEFEIDLNNVDKVHEMFSNINPDTTIHCAGYTNVDECENHEKRAFFLHKEFPANLANLCSNSNSKFIYLSTDQLWNGTTSFAREDQKTDPINIYAKSKSEGEEAVLKVNDNSLIIRTNFFGKGSVWRQSFSDWIIHKLINKEIINAFQDVYFTPISLYYLSKYIHELIVKDATGIYHLAGSERISKYNFALKLAEYLQLPSRNINPISINDSGLLAPRALDMSLSTEKINIFLKTKMPDINASFSTINK, encoded by the coding sequence ATGAATAAAGTATTTATCACAGGGGGAAGCGGTTTACTCGGAAGATATCTTTGTAATTTTTTGATTAAAAAAAAATATACAGTCTTCGCGTTAAGAAATACACATGGCATTGATTTAAAAGGTGTCAATGAATTTGAAATTGATCTAAACAATGTAGATAAAGTTCATGAGATGTTTTCAAATATTAATCCTGATACAACAATTCACTGTGCTGGTTATACGAATGTTGACGAATGTGAAAATCACGAAAAAAGAGCATTCTTCCTTCACAAAGAATTTCCTGCGAATCTTGCCAATCTATGTTCAAATAGTAATTCTAAATTTATATATTTGTCTACCGATCAACTTTGGAATGGAACTACGAGCTTCGCTCGGGAGGATCAGAAGACCGATCCCATAAATATTTATGCTAAGAGTAAATCTGAAGGTGAAGAAGCTGTTCTTAAAGTTAATGACAATTCTTTGATTATTAGAACTAATTTCTTTGGCAAAGGTTCAGTTTGGAGACAATCCTTTTCCGATTGGATTATCCATAAATTAATCAATAAAGAAATAATTAATGCTTTCCAAGATGTGTATTTTACGCCAATTTCTTTATACTATCTATCCAAATATATTCATGAATTAATTGTAAAAGATGCAACAGGAATTTATCATTTAGCTGGAAGCGAAAGAATATCAAAATACAATTTTGCTTTAAAACTTGCAGAATATCTTCAGCTACCTTCTAGGAACATAAATCCTATTTCCATTAATGATTCTGGATTATTAGCACCTAGAGCATTGGATATGAGCTTAAGCACAGAAAAGATTAATATTTTTTTAAAAACGAAAATGCCAGATATTAATGCAAGTTTTTCTACAATAAATAAATAA
- a CDS encoding class I SAM-dependent methyltransferase, producing MDYVFKKDETGIQFIGNFNQLYLDDEDPWNQSESESDQEMSLYYKNARRTLVDTLKVVIDQYGIKKAEVAEFGCGLGYVTSQLKAQLPELNFTGLDISAEAIRKAKILNGSNIQFIESNLSIYDEKLKEKFNIILVVNMLWYILEDLDKVLDNVLKYFNPSGNNIFILQNAFFKTEQMYGKDIINGFKGAEEYFKNALSKNVEIDFYHSSFKEGKSWTHHDGILAFGIK from the coding sequence ATGGATTATGTTTTTAAAAAAGATGAAACAGGTATTCAATTTATAGGAAATTTCAATCAACTCTATTTAGATGATGAAGATCCTTGGAATCAGTCTGAATCAGAGTCTGATCAAGAAATGAGTCTCTACTATAAGAATGCAAGAAGGACTTTAGTCGATACCCTCAAAGTAGTAATTGATCAATATGGAATTAAGAAGGCCGAAGTTGCAGAATTTGGCTGTGGCTTAGGGTATGTCACTTCTCAATTAAAGGCTCAATTGCCAGAACTGAATTTTACAGGACTAGATATTTCGGCTGAGGCCATTCGGAAAGCGAAAATATTAAATGGATCGAATATTCAGTTTATAGAGAGCAATTTAAGTATTTATGACGAGAAACTTAAAGAGAAATTTAATATTATTTTGGTCGTGAACATGTTGTGGTATATTCTTGAGGATCTAGACAAAGTTTTAGATAATGTTTTAAAATATTTTAATCCATCTGGAAATAATATTTTCATTCTTCAAAATGCATTTTTTAAGACAGAACAAATGTATGGTAAGGATATTATAAATGGATTTAAAGGTGCTGAAGAATATTTTAAGAATGCTTTGTCGAAGAATGTCGAGATTGATTTTTACCATTCTTCTTTTAAAGAAGGCAAAAGTTGGACGCATCACGATGGAATTCTCGCTTTTGGTATTAAGTGA
- a CDS encoding TIGR04372 family glycosyltransferase encodes MNSKIKKLIRLIILSPLYFLSLIFILITRFLKPWIVIRFGSLNSEIIGGFVPKLDIYFSELRIGINATKAKNFNIWFFDKIISNSQIAKMVKRSVFTLPYWLARPLLFCNELIPRGSDHIIPKHNSRDVNSVFDRFPPYFKFLEEEEKKGELELKRLGIPQDSKFVCILARDSAYKQQIDSNKDWSYHNFRNTDVKKYMLTAEELSKRGYYVLRMGKFVADKFDSNDPKIIDYASSNFRSDFMDVYLGAKCEFAISMGSGWDTIPFIFRKPIIFVNFIPVGYLWTFSDKYLTIVKHHIDKDGNPISLKNLFENEIAYFMYSQQFEDLGIRVIENTPEEILSVVIEFLKRKEGSLEIDEKDELLQEKFWGIFNQYVKNKFPSGNIHGENKARFGMDFLRNNPAWLD; translated from the coding sequence ATGAATTCAAAAATCAAGAAATTGATTCGATTGATAATTCTATCTCCGCTATATTTTTTATCATTAATATTTATTCTAATAACCAGATTTTTGAAGCCTTGGATTGTGATTCGCTTTGGTTCGCTTAATAGTGAAATCATTGGAGGTTTTGTTCCAAAATTAGATATCTATTTTTCAGAATTAAGAATAGGAATAAATGCAACAAAAGCTAAAAATTTTAATATATGGTTTTTTGATAAGATAATTTCAAACTCGCAAATTGCAAAAATGGTAAAACGATCTGTTTTTACCTTGCCATATTGGTTAGCAAGACCATTGCTTTTTTGTAATGAATTAATACCTAGGGGATCAGATCATATAATACCGAAGCATAATTCTAGAGATGTAAATAGTGTATTTGATCGATTTCCTCCATATTTTAAATTTTTAGAAGAAGAAGAGAAAAAAGGGGAACTGGAACTTAAACGATTAGGAATTCCTCAGGATTCTAAATTTGTATGTATACTTGCAAGAGATAGTGCATATAAGCAACAAATTGATAGCAATAAAGATTGGAGCTATCACAACTTTCGCAATACTGATGTTAAGAAATATATGTTAACAGCAGAAGAACTATCTAAACGAGGTTATTACGTTCTGAGAATGGGTAAGTTCGTTGCCGACAAGTTCGACTCGAACGACCCGAAAATTATCGATTACGCAAGCAGCAATTTTAGAAGTGATTTCATGGATGTTTATTTGGGAGCAAAATGTGAATTTGCAATTTCCATGGGATCTGGATGGGATACAATTCCATTTATTTTTAGGAAACCTATTATTTTTGTAAATTTCATTCCAGTAGGTTATTTATGGACTTTTTCGGATAAATATCTAACTATCGTTAAGCATCATATAGATAAAGATGGGAATCCAATATCACTTAAAAATTTATTTGAAAATGAAATCGCATATTTTATGTATTCTCAACAATTCGAGGATTTGGGTATTCGAGTTATCGAGAATACCCCAGAAGAAATTTTGTCAGTTGTAATTGAATTTCTTAAAAGAAAGGAAGGTTCTTTAGAAATTGATGAAAAGGATGAATTGCTTCAAGAAAAATTTTGGGGAATATTCAATCAGTATGTAAAAAATAAGTTTCCGAGTGGAAACATCCACGGAGAAAACAAGGCTCGCTTTGGTATGGATTTCCTGCGGAATAACCCAGCTTGGCTTGATTGA